The proteins below come from a single Dinghuibacter silviterrae genomic window:
- a CDS encoding DUF3098 domain-containing protein, producing MAKQAENVKKETVAAKRTSTLFEADNIKWMIIGGVVLVLGLLLMAGGKSKDPNVFDPHEVYSIRRVTIAPLLVVGGLIIEIYAIMKRPKAKA from the coding sequence ATGGCCAAACAAGCCGAAAACGTGAAAAAAGAGACCGTTGCCGCCAAACGTACCTCCACCCTTTTCGAAGCCGACAACATCAAATGGATGATCATCGGGGGCGTCGTCCTCGTCCTGGGTCTTCTCCTGATGGCCGGTGGCAAGTCCAAGGATCCTAACGTCTTCGACCCCCACGAGGTGTACAGCATCCGCCGGGTGACGATTGCGCCGCTCCTGGTCGTCGGCGGCCTGATCATCGAGATCTATGCCATCATGAAAAGGCCAAAGGCGAAGGCATGA
- a CDS encoding cell division protein FtsX: MTTATTSKFSAKRSKPSYFFSILGVALVLFIIGILGWIVINAGKLEEYLRGNVEIQAFIRENTPQREVDSLKAYIAAQPYTRQVEYVSKDMAKERFVKDGNDDWSRVLDYNPLPASLDFKVAGEYVNQDSLSAITRDIQQHLIISEVKYPVAVVDNLNRNVRKAELILLVIVILLGIVAIVLIDTTIKLFMFSNRFLIKTMQMVGATRVFIARPFSLKAVLNGLISSVLAIMAIVALIFWAEQALPDLKALRDNILLGALFGSMLVIGVSITYLSTYRSVVKYLKMKLDDLY, from the coding sequence ATGACCACCGCTACTACGAGCAAGTTTTCCGCCAAGCGCTCCAAGCCCTCTTATTTTTTTTCGATCCTGGGCGTAGCCCTTGTATTGTTCATTATAGGGATCCTGGGGTGGATCGTCATCAACGCCGGCAAGCTGGAAGAGTACCTTAGGGGTAATGTGGAGATCCAGGCCTTTATCCGGGAAAATACCCCCCAACGGGAAGTGGACAGCCTGAAGGCCTATATCGCCGCGCAGCCCTATACGCGCCAGGTCGAATACGTGTCGAAGGATATGGCCAAGGAGCGCTTTGTCAAAGACGGGAACGACGACTGGTCAAGGGTTCTGGACTACAACCCCCTCCCGGCCAGCCTGGATTTCAAGGTCGCGGGCGAATATGTCAACCAGGACAGTCTATCGGCCATCACCCGGGACATCCAGCAACACCTCATCATCAGCGAGGTCAAGTACCCGGTGGCCGTAGTCGACAACCTCAACCGGAACGTCCGCAAGGCCGAGCTCATCCTCCTGGTGATCGTCATCCTGCTGGGCATCGTCGCCATCGTGCTGATCGATACGACCATCAAACTATTTATGTTTAGCAACCGGTTCCTGATCAAAACCATGCAAATGGTGGGGGCCACCCGGGTCTTTATCGCCCGTCCGTTCAGCCTGAAAGCGGTCCTTAATGGGCTGATCAGCTCCGTCCTGGCCATCATGGCAATCGTCGCCCTGATTTTCTGGGCCGAACAGGCGCTACCAGACCTCAAAGCATTGAGAGACAACATATTGCTGGGTGCTCTTTTTGGATCCATGCTCGTGATCGGGGTCAGCATCACCTACCTCAGCACCTACCGGTCTGTGGTAAAATATTTAAAAATGAAGCTCGACGACTTGTACTAG
- the leuS gene encoding leucine--tRNA ligase has protein sequence MEYNFRDIEKRWQREWTQSGAYKVENDFSKPKYYVLDMFPYPSGAGLHVGHPLGYIASDIYARYKRLKGFNVLHPMGYDAFGLPAEQYALETGQHPAVTTDANIRSFREQLDNIGFCFDWSRELRTSEPSYYKWTQWIFLELFNSYFDRKAGKARPISVLEAAFVLEGNEGAPCPGNEALRFDSVAWAGFTPREKADILMQYRLAYCGYGEVNWCEALGTVLANDEVINGLSERGGYPVVKKKLRQWYLRITEYADRLLEGLERIAFSDAMKEMQTNWIGKSYGANLHFALFDASDRIEVYTTRPDTIFGVDFLVLAPEHELIQRIVSSDQAAAVSEYVTYVKSRSERERMAEKKITGCFTGAYAVHPFDPDRRIPVWISEYVLAGYGTGAIMAVPCGDERDFKFAQHFGLPITNIIGSHYTGEAANPTKDAVLSNSGFLDGQVMRDAIGVVIDRLESMKIGRRKVNFKMRDAAFSRQRYWGEPFPIVWSDGIASPLPVSELPLELPHIEKYGPGPEGEGPLANIPAWTARHLETNTMPGYAGSSWYFLRYMDPGNNTAFCDRRVSDYWNQVDLYIGGTEHAVGHLLYSRMWTKVLFDLEHIGFDEPFKRLVNQGMIQGSSRLVYRVRETGQFVSAGLRGAYETDALHVDVNIVDGLELDLEAFRAWRKEYANADFILEDGRYICGTEVEKMSKRLFNTVNPNVLVERYGADTFRMYEMFLGPVEQSKPWDTKGIEGVHRFLRKLWRLFFDEQKGAVWNDATPTDAERKVLHKAIKKIEEDTERFSFNTAVSAFMICTGELADLDCHKKAILGPLLILLTPYAPHVSEELWHQLGYRTSILDAPYPVFEPKYLVESSKVYPIAINGKTRTEMDIALDASTADVERMVLANDIVQKWLDGKPHKKVVYVPGKMINVVM, from the coding sequence ATGGAATATAACTTCAGAGACATCGAAAAGAGATGGCAACGCGAATGGACGCAGTCAGGCGCTTACAAGGTGGAAAATGACTTTTCCAAACCCAAATACTACGTCCTGGACATGTTCCCCTATCCCAGCGGGGCCGGTCTTCACGTAGGGCATCCCCTCGGTTACATCGCCTCGGATATATACGCCCGCTACAAACGGCTCAAAGGCTTTAACGTGCTGCATCCCATGGGGTATGACGCCTTCGGCCTGCCCGCGGAGCAATACGCCCTGGAGACCGGTCAACACCCCGCCGTGACCACGGACGCCAATATCCGTTCCTTCCGCGAACAGCTCGATAACATCGGTTTTTGCTTCGACTGGAGCCGGGAGCTCCGGACCAGCGAACCTTCTTACTATAAATGGACCCAGTGGATCTTCCTGGAGCTGTTCAACAGCTATTTTGACCGCAAAGCAGGGAAGGCCCGCCCCATCAGCGTTCTCGAAGCCGCCTTTGTCCTGGAAGGGAACGAGGGCGCGCCCTGTCCGGGGAACGAAGCGCTCCGGTTCGACTCGGTTGCCTGGGCCGGCTTCACACCTCGTGAAAAGGCCGACATCCTGATGCAATACCGCCTCGCCTATTGCGGTTACGGAGAGGTCAACTGGTGCGAGGCCCTGGGCACCGTCCTGGCCAACGACGAGGTGATCAACGGCCTGAGCGAACGCGGGGGATATCCCGTTGTCAAGAAAAAGCTCCGTCAGTGGTACCTCCGGATCACCGAATACGCCGACCGCCTCCTGGAAGGGCTCGAACGCATCGCCTTTAGCGATGCCATGAAAGAGATGCAGACCAACTGGATTGGCAAGAGCTATGGCGCGAACCTGCACTTTGCGCTTTTTGACGCCTCCGATCGCATCGAAGTCTATACCACCCGCCCCGATACCATCTTTGGGGTCGACTTCCTGGTCCTGGCACCTGAGCATGAGCTCATCCAGCGCATTGTTTCCTCTGATCAGGCCGCTGCCGTTTCCGAATATGTCACCTACGTGAAAAGCCGGAGCGAACGGGAACGCATGGCCGAGAAAAAAATTACCGGTTGCTTTACCGGGGCTTACGCTGTCCACCCCTTCGACCCGGATCGCCGCATCCCCGTCTGGATCTCCGAATACGTCCTGGCGGGTTACGGCACCGGCGCCATCATGGCCGTGCCCTGCGGGGACGAGCGCGACTTCAAGTTCGCGCAGCATTTCGGCCTCCCCATTACCAACATCATCGGCTCCCATTATACCGGTGAGGCCGCCAACCCCACCAAAGACGCCGTTCTTTCCAACAGCGGGTTTCTGGACGGGCAGGTCATGCGCGATGCCATCGGTGTCGTCATCGACCGTCTGGAATCCATGAAGATCGGCCGCCGCAAGGTGAACTTTAAGATGCGCGACGCCGCCTTCAGCCGCCAACGCTACTGGGGCGAACCGTTCCCGATCGTCTGGTCGGACGGGATTGCTTCACCGTTGCCCGTTTCGGAACTCCCCCTCGAACTGCCCCACATCGAGAAATATGGCCCCGGCCCAGAGGGCGAAGGCCCCCTGGCCAACATTCCCGCCTGGACCGCCCGTCACCTGGAGACCAACACCATGCCCGGGTATGCCGGCAGCAGTTGGTACTTCCTGCGGTATATGGACCCTGGGAATAATACTGCCTTTTGCGACCGGCGCGTCAGCGACTACTGGAACCAGGTCGACCTCTATATAGGCGGCACCGAACACGCCGTCGGACACCTCCTCTACAGCCGTATGTGGACAAAGGTCCTGTTCGACCTCGAACACATCGGCTTTGACGAGCCGTTTAAGCGGCTGGTGAATCAGGGGATGATACAGGGGAGCAGCCGGCTCGTATACCGGGTCCGCGAAACCGGCCAGTTTGTTTCCGCCGGCCTGCGCGGCGCTTATGAAACCGACGCATTGCATGTAGACGTCAATATCGTTGACGGGCTTGAGCTCGATCTGGAGGCGTTCCGCGCCTGGCGTAAGGAATATGCCAACGCTGACTTTATTCTCGAAGACGGCCGTTATATCTGCGGAACCGAAGTGGAAAAAATGAGTAAGCGCCTTTTCAACACCGTTAACCCGAATGTGTTGGTGGAACGCTACGGCGCCGACACCTTCCGCATGTACGAAATGTTCCTCGGCCCCGTTGAGCAAAGCAAACCCTGGGACACCAAGGGCATCGAAGGCGTCCACCGCTTCCTGCGCAAGCTCTGGCGTTTGTTCTTTGACGAGCAAAAAGGCGCCGTCTGGAACGACGCCACCCCGACTGACGCGGAACGCAAGGTCCTCCACAAGGCCATCAAAAAGATCGAGGAGGATACCGAGCGTTTTTCTTTCAATACCGCGGTCAGCGCCTTTATGATCTGCACCGGCGAACTCGCCGACCTGGATTGCCACAAAAAGGCCATCCTGGGCCCGCTGCTGATCCTGCTCACGCCCTACGCACCTCACGTTTCTGAGGAACTCTGGCACCAACTGGGCTACAGGACGTCCATCCTGGACGCTCCATACCCCGTGTTCGAGCCCAAGTACCTTGTCGAGTCATCCAAGGTCTATCCCATCGCCATCAACGGCAAGACCCGTACCGAAATGGACATCGCCCTCGATGCGTCCACCGCGGACGTCGAACGCATGGTGCTGGCCAACGACATCGTCCAGAAATGGCTCGACGGGAAGCCCCACAAGAAGGTGGTGTATGTGCCGGGGAAGATGATTAATGTGGTGATGTAA
- a CDS encoding helix-turn-helix domain-containing protein yields MTLKPIKTKKDYEAYLEWVDSLFEKKVKPNSPEGETLQVALLLIKHYEDQHYPIPYPDPIDAIKAKMQEKGLRNKDLVGKVGSKGYISAVLNKRKPLTLELAKIFRRELGVSAEVLLS; encoded by the coding sequence ATGACGCTCAAGCCTATAAAAACAAAGAAAGACTACGAAGCCTACCTGGAGTGGGTCGACAGCCTTTTTGAAAAAAAAGTAAAGCCCAATTCACCGGAGGGCGAAACCCTTCAGGTAGCTCTACTGCTGATCAAGCATTACGAAGACCAGCACTACCCAATTCCTTACCCCGATCCTATTGACGCGATTAAAGCTAAAATGCAGGAGAAGGGGTTGCGGAACAAAGACCTCGTCGGCAAGGTGGGGTCAAAGGGGTATATCTCCGCCGTCCTCAACAAAAGAAAACCGTTGACGCTGGAGTTGGCAAAAATCTTTCGAAGAGAACTTGGCGTTTCAGCGGAAGTCTTGTTGTCTTAA
- a CDS encoding type II toxin-antitoxin system HigB family toxin: MFNIIARKTLLEFCRKYPDAAFALQEWYHDLLLGNYKSFNELKRDYPTASLVGDDRVVFNICGNKYRLVVRMVFEYKAIQIKWFGPHSAYDKVDVRTVTYKAK; encoded by the coding sequence GTGTTCAACATCATTGCCCGAAAGACCCTATTGGAGTTTTGCAGGAAATATCCGGACGCTGCCTTTGCTTTACAGGAATGGTATCACGACCTATTGCTAGGGAACTACAAAAGCTTCAATGAATTAAAAAGGGACTATCCAACCGCCAGCCTGGTAGGAGATGATAGGGTCGTGTTTAATATCTGCGGTAACAAATACCGGCTGGTTGTCCGGATGGTGTTTGAATATAAAGCAATACAAATCAAATGGTTCGGTCCGCATTCTGCATACGATAAAGTGGACGTGCGCACCGTGACCTACAAAGCAAAATAA
- a CDS encoding ABC transporter permease — MAFSRLCFRHFFGARTGMLRNYLKLAWRNLLRNRTSSLINIGGLAAGMAVAILIGLWIRDELSFDTYHANYDRIGQLKTHNGTDLNSTYDYLPLPLADAVRTTYASDFDAVVLSSGSDDHILSAGDKKFTQSGAYMQPAAPDMLTLHMREGSRRGLSDPHSILLSGGAAERLFGQESALGKTVTIDNTSTVTVTGVYDDLPDNSSFYNTTFIAPWDLLVSTNNFVKGDLGNWNDNSFHIYVLLSPHTSFATASAHIRNIEYPHLDAGRRANDPAIFVHPMSHWHLHNYFEHRVEVTSEAMKFVWFYGCIGVFVLLLACINFMNLSTARSEKRAKEVGIRKTIGSGRPALVRQFLSESVLLASLAWLAALVLVQLILPWFDEVSGKKIPMPWSDPWFWAAGAVFVLFTGVAAGSYPALYLSSFRPIRVLRNRSSSLPRKVLVVFQFTISIALVIGTLIVYHQVQYARNRPVGYDRQGLLQLPMTTPDFNGIFDRLSTELDATGVVSNVAESSLPVTSTWSNTGGVTWKGMDPNMDVDFAVVRVSPEYGKTVGFQLVEGRDFSRSFPTDSTGFIINETAARYMGLTRATGTTVHWSIPDDHFDKNFHIIGVVKDMVMNSPFQKVKQTLYWMGGAPSWITLRIRPDVPAGVALPKIAAVFKHLVPSAPFDYDFTDEAYAAKFQAEERVGKLAAFFALLAVLISCLGLFGLASYTAEQRTKEIGIRKVLGASVVRLWGLLTGDFVKLVVISCLVAVPLSTYFMRTWLAQYDYRVSVSWWILGLAAGGALMVTVCTVSFQAIRAALANPVKSLKTE, encoded by the coding sequence ATGGCTTTTAGCCGCTTGTGCTTCCGGCATTTTTTTGGCGCCAGGACAGGTATGCTCCGCAACTACCTCAAACTCGCCTGGCGCAACCTCCTGCGCAACCGGACCTCCTCCCTGATCAATATCGGGGGCCTCGCGGCCGGGATGGCCGTCGCCATCCTCATCGGGCTTTGGATCAGGGACGAGTTGTCCTTCGATACCTATCACGCGAACTACGACCGCATCGGGCAGTTGAAGACCCACAACGGGACGGACCTGAACAGCACGTACGATTACCTTCCGCTCCCCCTGGCGGACGCGGTCCGGACGACCTATGCGTCCGACTTCGACGCCGTGGTCCTCTCTTCGGGAAGCGACGACCACATCCTGAGCGCGGGGGATAAAAAATTTACCCAAAGCGGCGCCTATATGCAACCCGCGGCGCCGGACATGCTCACTTTGCACATGCGCGAGGGGTCCCGGCGCGGGTTGTCCGACCCACATTCCATCCTCCTGTCGGGCGGGGCTGCCGAGCGCCTTTTCGGCCAGGAAAGCGCCCTGGGTAAAACTGTGACCATCGACAACACCAGTACCGTCACCGTGACGGGTGTGTACGACGATCTCCCCGATAATTCCAGTTTTTATAACACCACCTTTATCGCGCCCTGGGACCTCCTGGTGTCCACCAACAACTTTGTTAAGGGTGACCTGGGGAACTGGAACGACAATTCTTTTCACATCTATGTCCTGCTATCGCCGCATACGAGCTTTGCCACGGCGTCCGCCCATATCCGCAACATCGAATATCCACACCTGGACGCCGGGAGAAGGGCCAACGACCCCGCCATCTTTGTACACCCCATGAGCCACTGGCACCTACACAATTATTTCGAGCACCGCGTGGAAGTCACCAGCGAGGCCATGAAGTTCGTGTGGTTCTACGGTTGCATCGGTGTGTTCGTACTCCTGCTGGCGTGCATCAATTTCATGAACCTGAGCACCGCCCGGTCCGAAAAACGGGCAAAGGAGGTCGGCATCCGCAAAACGATCGGTTCCGGGAGACCGGCGCTGGTCCGCCAGTTCCTCAGCGAGTCCGTCCTCCTGGCCAGTCTCGCCTGGCTGGCCGCCCTTGTTCTTGTGCAGCTCATCCTGCCCTGGTTCGACGAGGTGTCGGGGAAGAAGATCCCCATGCCCTGGAGCGACCCCTGGTTCTGGGCTGCGGGCGCCGTTTTCGTCCTGTTTACGGGGGTGGCGGCCGGCAGCTACCCGGCCTTATACCTGTCGTCCTTCCGGCCGATCCGCGTGCTCAGGAACCGTTCCTCCAGCCTGCCCCGCAAGGTCCTCGTCGTCTTCCAGTTCACGATTTCGATCGCCCTCGTTATCGGGACGCTCATCGTCTACCACCAGGTACAATATGCCCGGAACCGGCCTGTGGGCTATGATCGCCAGGGACTCCTCCAACTCCCCATGACCACACCCGACTTCAACGGGATATTCGACCGTCTTTCCACCGAACTCGATGCCACCGGCGTCGTGAGCAACGTGGCCGAATCCTCCCTCCCCGTTACCTCCACCTGGTCCAATACCGGAGGGGTTACATGGAAAGGAATGGACCCGAATATGGACGTCGACTTCGCCGTCGTCCGGGTATCCCCGGAATACGGAAAAACCGTCGGCTTCCAGCTCGTGGAAGGCCGCGACTTTTCCCGGTCATTTCCCACCGACTCCACCGGCTTTATCATCAACGAAACCGCGGCCCGGTACATGGGGCTCACCCGCGCCACCGGCACCACGGTACACTGGTCCATCCCCGACGATCATTTTGATAAGAACTTTCACATCATAGGCGTCGTCAAGGACATGGTCATGAACTCGCCCTTCCAAAAAGTAAAACAAACCCTTTATTGGATGGGTGGCGCCCCCAGTTGGATCACGCTTCGCATCCGTCCCGACGTCCCCGCAGGCGTGGCCCTCCCCAAGATCGCCGCGGTGTTCAAACACCTCGTCCCCTCGGCGCCCTTCGACTACGACTTCACCGACGAAGCCTACGCCGCCAAATTTCAGGCGGAAGAACGTGTGGGTAAGCTGGCCGCCTTCTTTGCCCTCCTCGCCGTATTGATCAGTTGCCTGGGCCTGTTCGGGTTGGCCTCTTACACGGCCGAACAGCGCACGAAAGAGATCGGCATCCGCAAAGTCCTCGGCGCTTCCGTCGTCCGCCTTTGGGGGCTGCTGACGGGTGACTTTGTCAAGCTGGTGGTCATCTCCTGCCTGGTGGCAGTGCCGTTGTCTACGTACTTTATGCGCACCTGGCTCGCGCAATACGACTACCGCGTCTCCGTGTCCTGGTGGATCCTCGGCCTGGCGGCCGGCGGGGCGCTCATGGTCACGGTGTGCACGGTGAGCTTTCAGGCGATCCGTGCGGCGCTGGCGAATCCGGTGAAGAGTTTGAAGACGGAGTAA
- a CDS encoding S41 family peptidase, which produces MKKIWLLTLGLSASTSLLQAQNPPLWLRYPAISPDGKTIAFGYKGDIYRVDAAGGVATPLTIHEAHDMMPVWSHDGKTIAFASDRYGNFDVFVMPATGGTPVRLTYNSANDYPYDFSPDDKTVIFGSGRNAPAQSVRYPTGLFKNLYKVSVGGGRPVLVSAAGIENAHYNSKGTAIVFQDTKGYEDEWRKHHTSAVTKDIWVFDIGSGKYTRVTSFPGEDREPVWGGDDQSVYYLSEQNGNQNLFKTTTGGGTPVQLTTFKDNPVRHLSRSQDNTLCFTWNGEIYTMKEGGQPAKVAIRIENDGRAGVEKNLPINGNITEFTVSPNGKEIAFVCRGEVFVTSVEGTQTKRITRTPQQERMVEWAPDGRSLVYATERGDSWDIYKASIVRAEEPYFYASTLIKEEPLIATAAEEYQPKYSPDGKEIAYIEERNVLKVYNLASKQSRTLLPEGHNYSYADGDWDFQWSPDNKWIITEDQRGHFFSSHAALIKADGSGTIQYPVNSGFGEGNAKWGMGGKVMTWTSGREGRKSLANQGSREQDVYVVFFDKNAYDRFQLSKDDYALLQEKEGKDKKDTSAKTKDLVLDLTDLDSRKVRLTINSSSLADYALNADGSKLFYLSAFEKGFDLWVTEPRTHDTHILAKLSGDGSSIELSKDGKSLFLSNHGGLAKIDVDGGKVTPIGINGVMDLDAAAERAYIFEHAWRQVTKKLYDPTIHGIDWAGYKATYARFLPYISDNYDFQELLSEMLGELNSSHTGGRYGPNPANPDRTASLGLLYDETYTGNGLKISDVIEGGPVDKNASKIKAGDILEKINGNAITDNEDWAKWLNLAEGDNTLLSIYDPATGTRWDESIRPIGRGAEGALLYKRWVKKMDAMVNKLSGGKIGYVHVQAMNDASFRETYDVVMGKNFDKQALIVDTRFNGGGWLHDDLSTFLSGKHYLSFAPQGHLLEGGEPMARWQKPSCVLMSESNYSDAFIFPYAYKEQGIGKLIGMPVAGTGTAVWWEQQIDPTMVFGIPMIATIGKENRPTENLQVEPDIRVPLPYEDFLSGKDTQLEAAVQEMLKETGN; this is translated from the coding sequence ATGAAGAAAATCTGGTTGCTGACCTTGGGTCTCAGCGCGAGTACCTCCCTACTTCAAGCACAAAACCCACCGCTATGGCTGCGTTACCCCGCCATCTCCCCGGATGGAAAAACGATCGCCTTCGGGTATAAGGGTGACATCTACCGCGTGGATGCGGCGGGCGGCGTAGCGACGCCGTTGACGATCCACGAAGCCCACGATATGATGCCCGTCTGGAGCCATGACGGCAAAACCATTGCTTTTGCATCGGACCGCTATGGCAACTTCGACGTTTTTGTCATGCCCGCCACGGGGGGTACACCGGTACGCCTCACCTACAATAGCGCAAACGACTATCCTTATGATTTCTCCCCGGATGATAAAACGGTCATCTTTGGCAGCGGGCGTAACGCCCCGGCCCAAAGCGTACGCTACCCGACCGGGCTTTTCAAAAACCTGTATAAGGTGTCCGTCGGGGGCGGAAGACCCGTCCTGGTGAGCGCCGCAGGTATTGAAAACGCGCACTACAACAGCAAGGGCACGGCCATCGTCTTCCAGGATACCAAAGGATATGAAGACGAATGGCGCAAACACCACACCTCGGCGGTCACCAAAGACATCTGGGTCTTTGACATCGGGAGCGGCAAGTATACGCGGGTTACGTCATTTCCGGGTGAAGACCGCGAACCGGTATGGGGCGGGGATGACCAAAGCGTGTATTATCTCAGCGAGCAAAACGGCAACCAAAACCTTTTTAAGACCACCACCGGCGGCGGCACCCCCGTTCAGCTGACGACCTTTAAAGACAACCCGGTGCGGCACCTGAGCCGGTCCCAGGACAACACCCTTTGTTTCACCTGGAACGGGGAGATCTATACGATGAAGGAAGGCGGTCAGCCCGCCAAAGTCGCCATCCGTATCGAGAACGACGGCCGGGCGGGGGTGGAAAAGAACCTGCCCATCAACGGCAACATCACCGAATTCACGGTCAGCCCCAATGGCAAGGAAATTGCTTTTGTGTGCAGGGGAGAAGTCTTTGTGACCAGTGTGGAAGGCACACAAACCAAACGCATCACCCGCACTCCCCAACAGGAGCGCATGGTCGAGTGGGCCCCGGACGGCCGCAGCCTGGTGTATGCCACCGAAAGAGGAGACAGTTGGGATATTTACAAAGCCTCGATCGTACGCGCCGAAGAACCTTATTTCTATGCCTCCACGCTGATCAAGGAAGAGCCGTTGATCGCCACGGCCGCGGAGGAATACCAACCGAAATACTCTCCCGACGGTAAGGAGATCGCCTATATCGAAGAGCGCAATGTCCTCAAGGTGTACAACCTCGCCAGCAAGCAATCCCGCACCCTTCTCCCCGAAGGCCACAACTATTCCTACGCAGACGGAGATTGGGATTTTCAGTGGAGCCCGGACAACAAGTGGATCATCACGGAGGACCAACGCGGTCATTTTTTCAGCAGCCACGCGGCCTTGATCAAGGCGGACGGGTCCGGCACCATCCAGTACCCGGTCAACAGCGGGTTCGGCGAGGGCAACGCCAAGTGGGGCATGGGCGGAAAAGTAATGACCTGGACCAGTGGCCGGGAAGGCCGCAAATCGCTGGCCAACCAAGGCAGCCGGGAGCAGGATGTCTACGTTGTCTTTTTCGATAAGAATGCCTACGACCGTTTCCAGCTAAGCAAGGACGACTACGCCCTTCTTCAGGAGAAAGAAGGGAAGGATAAGAAAGACACGTCTGCTAAAACAAAGGACCTCGTCCTCGACCTAACGGACCTGGATAGCCGCAAGGTCCGCCTTACGATCAACAGCTCCTCCTTAGCAGACTACGCGTTGAATGCCGACGGCAGCAAGCTTTTTTACCTGTCGGCTTTCGAGAAGGGGTTTGACCTTTGGGTCACCGAGCCCCGAACACACGACACCCACATCCTGGCCAAGCTCAGCGGTGACGGGAGCTCGATAGAACTGAGCAAGGACGGCAAAAGTCTTTTCCTCAGCAACCACGGTGGCCTGGCCAAAATCGACGTCGATGGCGGGAAAGTAACCCCCATCGGGATCAACGGCGTGATGGACCTCGACGCCGCGGCGGAAAGGGCCTACATCTTCGAACACGCCTGGAGACAGGTGACGAAAAAGCTGTACGACCCCACCATCCACGGGATCGATTGGGCTGGCTACAAAGCCACCTATGCGCGCTTCTTACCTTACATCAGCGACAACTACGACTTCCAGGAACTCCTCAGCGAAATGCTGGGCGAGCTCAATTCATCGCATACCGGCGGCCGTTATGGCCCCAACCCGGCCAACCCCGACCGGACCGCCAGTCTCGGCCTTTTGTACGACGAAACCTATACCGGTAACGGGCTGAAGATCTCCGACGTGATCGAAGGCGGACCTGTAGACAAGAACGCCTCCAAAATCAAAGCCGGGGACATCCTGGAAAAGATCAACGGCAACGCGATCACCGACAACGAGGACTGGGCAAAATGGCTCAACCTCGCCGAGGGCGACAACACCCTCTTAAGCATCTACGACCCCGCCACCGGCACCCGCTGGGACGAAAGCATCCGCCCGATCGGCCGGGGCGCGGAAGGCGCCTTGTTGTACAAACGCTGGGTAAAAAAGATGGACGCCATGGTCAACAAGCTCAGCGGGGGCAAGATTGGCTATGTACACGTACAGGCCATGAACGACGCCAGCTTCCGCGAAACCTACGACGTGGTCATGGGGAAAAACTTTGACAAGCAGGCCCTGATCGTGGACACCCGTTTTAACGGAGGCGGCTGGTTACACGACGACCTGAGTACCTTCCTCAGCGGCAAACACTACCTGTCCTTTGCCCCCCAGGGTCACCTGCTGGAAGGCGGAGAACCCATGGCCCGCTGGCAAAAACCGTCGTGCGTGCTGATGAGCGAAAGCAACTACAGCGACGCCTTTATTTTCCCCTACGCTTATAAGGAGCAGGGCATCGGCAAACTCATCGGGATGCCTGTGGCCGGCACCGGTACCGCCGTTTGGTGGGAGCAGCAGATCGATCCCACGATGGTTTTCGGTATACCGATGATTGCCACCATCGGGAAGGAAAACCGGCCGACCGAAAACCTGCAGGTGGAACCGGATATACGGGTGCCCCTGCCGTATGAGGATTTCCTGTCGGGTAAGGATACCCAGTTGGAGGCGGCGGTGCAGGAAATGCTCAAGGAGACCGGGAACTAG